ACCGACGCGGGCATGGCGGAGGCGCTCGACCGCGTCGCGATGAACGCGGCGATCACGCTCACGTCGGAGGACTCCCGGGAGGGGTACAGGGCGAAGGCGGCGGGCCGGCCGGCGGCGTTCGAGGGGAAGTAGGGGAAGCAGAGGTCCGTTGACCGGCACCCGCGCCGCCGTCGAACGGCGCCCTCCCCATCTGCTCCCGCACCGTCACCACCCGCGACCCGACCAGCCCTCTGCGCTGCCAGTTCGCGCCGTCGACCACCAGCGTGTGGCCGGTGATGAAGCGGGCGTACGGGGAGGCCAAGAACGTGGCGGCCCAGCCCAGTTCCCGGGGCAGCCCGACACGGAGGGCGGGCTGGCGGGCGGCCAGTGATCCGGCGGGATCCAGGTTGCCGCGGATGTCGGCGGTCATGTCGTCGTGCGGCATCAGCCCCGGCACCAGCCCGTTGACCTGGATGCCGTACGGCCCCCACTCCACCGCGAGGGTCTCCACCAGGCTCTTCACCCCGGCCTTGGCCGCCGCGCTGTGCGCGAACCCGGGGCCGCCCGTCCACGCGTACGACGCCCCGATGTCGATGACCGAGCCGGGGGTGCCCGCGGCCAGGTGACGGCGGCCGAACTCGCGCGTCATCAGGAACGTGCCGGTGAGCGTGATGTCCACGACGGATCGCCAGGCGCCCGGCGACATGTCCTCGGCGGGTACGGGGAAGTTGGCGGCGGCGTTGTTCACCAGGACCCCCGGCATCCCGTAGGCCGCCCGCGCCGCGTCGAAGACCTCGGCGACACGATCGGCGTCCCGGATGTCGCAGACCGCCGTGGTCACGCGCCCGCCCAGCGCGGCCAGTTCGTCCCGCGCGGCCCTGAGCCGGTCCGCCTTGCGGCTCGCGATCACCAGGTCGGCGCCCAGCCGCGCGAACTCCGCGGCGACGGCCTTGCCGAGCCCCGTCCCGCCGCCCGTGACGAGGACGACCGTGCCGTCGTACGTGCCCGGTGGCAGCGCGGTGGCACCCAGCGGGGGAGGCGGAGGCAGTCCGGGCGGCCCGTCGGCCCCGCCCGCGGTGTCGTGGTGCGTCATGCGCGCATGGATACTCCGTCCGGGGCGAAACCTCCATCGACACGACAGGGGAGTTCAGTGGTGAACCGCATCGGGATCATCGGCGTGGGCGAGATCGGCCGGGCCATGGTGGACGGCTTGTGCGACGGTGTCCAGGAACCGCCGGAGATCCACCTCTCCCCGCGCGGGGCCCGAACGGCCGCCGAGCTGGCGAGCCGGTACCCCGGCGTACGGGTGTGCGCGGACAACCAGGAGGTCGCGGACCGCGCCGAGCTGGTGATCCTCGCCGTCCGCCCCCAGGACCGTACCGAGGCCCTCGAAGGACTGCGGGTCGGCGACGACAAGGTCGTGCTCAGCGTCATGGCGGGCGTCGGCGTCGACGAGGTGCGCGACCTGCTCGGCACCGCCGCCCCCGTGGTGCGCGCCATCCCGCTGCCCGCCGTGCGCGAACGCCGCTCCGTCACCGTGACCTTCCCGTCCCACCCGGCCGTCGACGCCCTCTTCGACGGGCTCGGCGGCGCGCTGCCGGTGGCGGACGAGGCGGACTTCGCCGTGTTCTCCACGCTGACGGGCACGTTGAGCGCGCACTACGCGTACCTGGCGACCCTCACCGACTGGGCCGCCCGGCAGGGCGTTCCCGCCGAGGAGGCCGACCGTTACGTCCGCGGCCTCTTCCAGGCCGTCGGACGGGCGCTGGGCGACGGGACGCGCTCGCCGAAGCAGCTGGCGGGCGACCACGAGACGCCCGGCGGAAGCAACGAGCGCATCCGCACCACGTGGTTCGACGGGGGCAACGCCGAGTCCCTCACCAAGGCACTCGACGCGCTCCTCGCCCACCTCCGGTAGCCACGACGCCGGCCACGGCTCACGGGGTCACGCGGTGTCCGCCTCGTCGGGCACCGCGTTGTCCGCCGGGGCGTCGCTGCGGCC
The window above is part of the Streptomyces venezuelae genome. Proteins encoded here:
- a CDS encoding NAD(P)-binding domain-containing protein — protein: MNRIGIIGVGEIGRAMVDGLCDGVQEPPEIHLSPRGARTAAELASRYPGVRVCADNQEVADRAELVILAVRPQDRTEALEGLRVGDDKVVLSVMAGVGVDEVRDLLGTAAPVVRAIPLPAVRERRSVTVTFPSHPAVDALFDGLGGALPVADEADFAVFSTLTGTLSAHYAYLATLTDWAARQGVPAEEADRYVRGLFQAVGRALGDGTRSPKQLAGDHETPGGSNERIRTTWFDGGNAESLTKALDALLAHLR
- a CDS encoding SDR family oxidoreductase; protein product: MTHHDTAGGADGPPGLPPPPPLGATALPPGTYDGTVVLVTGGGTGLGKAVAAEFARLGADLVIASRKADRLRAARDELAALGGRVTTAVCDIRDADRVAEVFDAARAAYGMPGVLVNNAAANFPVPAEDMSPGAWRSVVDITLTGTFLMTREFGRRHLAAGTPGSVIDIGASYAWTGGPGFAHSAAAKAGVKSLVETLAVEWGPYGIQVNGLVPGLMPHDDMTADIRGNLDPAGSLAARQPALRVGLPRELGWAATFLASPYARFITGHTLVVDGANWQRRGLVGSRVVTVREQMGRAPFDGGAGAGQRTSASPTSPRTPPAGPPPSPCTPPGSPPT